The Arthrobacter russicus genome has a segment encoding these proteins:
- a CDS encoding alternate-type signal peptide domain-containing protein, with product MNRMSKGAVAVGAGVVLLLGGGGTFAYWNANVASTGGSIVAGDLDLKANGTGTWTDRNGAAVDITSYKVVPGDLLTYTQKLDVTLVGNKIAANLTVDAPASSGTFTATNIKTGVITLKDGSGNAVTNPLRASASGLTARTTFEFLSSTVNRDDVNATYDFSKVAFKLQQIQQTGLQ from the coding sequence ATGAACAGAATGTCCAAAGGTGCCGTCGCCGTCGGTGCGGGTGTAGTACTGCTCCTCGGCGGTGGCGGAACCTTCGCATATTGGAATGCCAACGTGGCCAGCACCGGTGGCAGCATCGTTGCCGGAGATCTGGATTTGAAGGCGAACGGAACCGGTACCTGGACCGATCGAAATGGCGCTGCCGTGGACATCACCAGCTACAAGGTGGTCCCGGGCGATTTGCTCACCTACACGCAAAAGCTCGATGTCACCTTGGTCGGCAACAAAATCGCCGCCAACTTGACCGTCGACGCACCGGCTTCCAGTGGCACGTTCACCGCAACGAACATCAAGACCGGCGTGATCACGCTCAAGGACGGCAGCGGCAATGCCGTGACCAACCCGCTGCGCGCTTCGGCGAGCGGGTTGACCGCGAGGACGACTTTCGAGTTCCTGTCCTCCACGGTCAATCGGGACGATGTGAACGCCACCTACGATTTCAGCAAGGTCGCGTTCAAGCTGCAGCAAATTCAGCAGACCGGGCTCCAGTAG
- a CDS encoding LPXTG cell wall anchor domain-containing protein, whose translation MRQSANRAARLLGALLPAVLLALFFVQGGAGKAAADRVPELSLSTDGRNFGSGLGGPILIGIERYVPGDRNQRTVWVRNHSGDPAWLWSGYWTTSGDPVLLPFLTVSASYGSGTAPAEIGLLPGVGQCRTLLPAQKIAAGETVPMVIGAAFDPAAPNETRLSSAEFAVNIGLTQDIGQPAGPDGCTGSGNPGTGAESARDATGQLPETGAGGMFPWLSLAAATMVAGFGFVAATRKRRIRETFDGGTEERR comes from the coding sequence ATGCGGCAATCAGCTAATCGGGCGGCCCGGCTGCTCGGGGCGCTGCTGCCCGCGGTGCTGCTTGCCTTGTTCTTCGTTCAGGGCGGTGCCGGCAAGGCCGCTGCCGACCGAGTTCCGGAACTGTCCTTGAGCACCGATGGACGGAACTTCGGATCCGGGCTGGGTGGGCCGATCCTGATCGGCATTGAGCGATATGTCCCCGGCGATCGAAACCAACGTACCGTCTGGGTCCGTAACCACAGCGGCGATCCGGCATGGCTGTGGTCCGGCTATTGGACCACCTCCGGCGATCCCGTGCTGCTGCCATTCCTAACCGTCTCGGCGAGCTACGGCAGCGGAACGGCCCCGGCGGAGATCGGCCTGCTGCCTGGTGTCGGCCAATGCCGCACCTTGCTCCCCGCGCAGAAAATCGCCGCCGGGGAAACCGTGCCGATGGTGATCGGCGCAGCGTTCGATCCCGCCGCGCCGAATGAGACCCGGCTGAGCTCGGCCGAGTTCGCGGTGAACATCGGGCTGACCCAGGACATCGGACAGCCAGCAGGGCCCGATGGCTGCACCGGGTCCGGCAACCCGGGCACTGGCGCTGAAAGCGCCCGGGACGCGACCGGCCAACTCCCGGAGACCGGAGCCGGCGGAATGTTCCCCTGGCTGTCCCTGGCCGCGGCGACGATGGTGGCGGGATTCGGTTTCGTCGCGGCGACCCGGAAACGACGGATCCGGGAAACTTTCGATGGCGGGACTGAGGAGCGACGATGA
- a CDS encoding SipW-dependent-type signal peptide-containing protein, protein MRERRRNPRHASRKISNPSPRRRKLLKAWGWIGAGLVLGLLGSQGTYAFWNTSVTSSGQQVQAADFRVSVANSAGSNVQMPAGVNLSQGVPATGLFPGQSQFNEVRFGNQGTARADAAAVRLSIPSRPFARDSASSANRSFAGSLSLRVATGVPAATSCSAAAGYQDVPMSAAGNDGEALTGGPAAVLPKDGSTKWCFQTMLSANAPDGAQGRAAVISVTIGADQVPAS, encoded by the coding sequence ATGCGGGAGCGTAGACGGAACCCACGTCACGCTTCCCGGAAAATCAGCAATCCCAGCCCGCGCCGGCGGAAGCTGCTCAAAGCATGGGGCTGGATCGGCGCCGGCTTGGTGCTGGGCCTGCTCGGCAGCCAAGGCACGTATGCCTTCTGGAACACGTCGGTGACCAGTTCGGGCCAGCAGGTGCAAGCCGCTGATTTCCGGGTCTCCGTGGCCAACAGTGCGGGCAGCAATGTCCAGATGCCGGCCGGCGTGAACCTGAGCCAAGGTGTGCCGGCAACCGGGTTGTTCCCCGGTCAGTCGCAGTTCAACGAAGTGCGATTCGGCAACCAGGGCACGGCCCGTGCGGATGCCGCGGCTGTGCGGTTGAGCATTCCGAGCCGGCCCTTCGCGCGAGACAGCGCGAGCTCGGCGAACCGATCGTTCGCGGGCAGTCTGTCGCTCAGGGTCGCTACCGGGGTGCCAGCGGCGACGTCGTGTTCCGCGGCCGCGGGCTACCAGGATGTCCCGATGAGCGCTGCCGGAAACGACGGCGAAGCTCTCACCGGAGGTCCGGCGGCAGTATTGCCGAAAGACGGCAGCACCAAATGGTGCTTTCAAACCATGTTGTCGGCCAATGCGCCCGACGGCGCACAAGGCCGCGCGGCTGTGATCAGTGTGACGATCGGCGCAGACCAGGTACCGGCGTCGTGA
- a CDS encoding signal peptidase I, translating to MSAALKALSLGGRLVSYAALLLAVFAALLLVAVPMLTGSQTYTVLTGSMQPNYPPGTLVVIKPIAADQLAVGDVITYQIAPGQPEVVTHRITGLGVAQNGERSFATQGDANNAPDDRAVMPVQIRGKLFYSVPLLGYPANWLNQGFDQVGGKGPVILIVVGLLFGYGFWMFFRAWRERGEAAAARKADSADSPANLETTTEAERARDAAIS from the coding sequence GTGAGCGCGGCGCTGAAAGCCCTGTCCCTGGGCGGGCGGCTGGTGTCCTACGCGGCGCTGCTGCTGGCTGTGTTCGCAGCGCTGCTGCTGGTCGCGGTCCCGATGCTGACCGGCTCGCAGACCTACACCGTGCTCACCGGATCGATGCAGCCGAATTATCCTCCGGGCACGCTGGTGGTGATCAAGCCGATTGCCGCTGACCAGCTCGCAGTAGGCGATGTGATCACCTATCAGATAGCACCCGGACAGCCCGAGGTGGTGACGCACCGGATCACCGGCTTGGGCGTCGCGCAGAACGGCGAACGCAGTTTCGCAACCCAAGGGGATGCGAACAACGCGCCCGACGATCGCGCGGTGATGCCGGTGCAGATTCGCGGCAAACTGTTTTATTCGGTGCCGCTTTTGGGCTATCCGGCCAATTGGCTGAACCAGGGCTTCGACCAGGTGGGCGGAAAGGGCCCGGTTATCTTGATCGTGGTCGGCCTGCTGTTCGGCTACGGCTTCTGGATGTTCTTCCGGGCCTGGCGGGAGCGCGGTGAAGCAGCTGCGGCGCGCAAAGCGGATTCGGCGGACAGCCCGGCGAACCTGGAAACGACCACTGAGGCAGAGAGGGCGAGAGATGCGGCAATCAGCTAA
- the glpK gene encoding glycerol kinase GlpK, giving the protein MPQYVIAIDQGTTSSRAIIFDHDGNIVSTGQLEHEQIFPKAGWVEHNAAEIWNNTREVIGTALSKANLTRHDIAAVGITNQRETAVVWDKTTGEPVYNAIVWQDTRTQDIVDQLAADGGVERFKDKVGLPLATYFSGTKIKWILDHVEGARERAEAGDLLFGNTDSWVTWNLTGGVDGGVHITDVTNASRTMFMDLATLTWDQEILDAFGVPASMLPEIKSSSEVYGTVHTSQLLREVPVAGILGDQQAATFGQAAFNSGEAKNTYGTGCFLIFNTGEEIVHSKNGLLTTVGYKLGDAPTHYALEGSIAVAGSLIQWLRDNLGMIASAPEVETLAASVDDNGGVYIVPAFSGLFAPYWRSDARGAIVGMTRYVNRNHIARAALEATAFQTREVLDAVNADSGVPLTELKVDGGMVANDALMQFQADVLGVPVIRPKVTETTALGAAYAAGLAVGFWNDLGELSANWAEDKRWEPAMPEDERDRQLRLWKKAVTKSMDWVDEDVR; this is encoded by the coding sequence ATGCCGCAGTACGTCATCGCAATAGACCAGGGGACCACCAGCAGCCGGGCGATCATTTTCGACCACGACGGCAACATCGTCTCCACCGGCCAGCTCGAACACGAACAGATCTTCCCCAAAGCCGGCTGGGTGGAGCACAATGCCGCCGAGATCTGGAACAACACCCGAGAGGTCATCGGGACCGCGTTGTCCAAAGCCAATCTGACCCGGCACGACATTGCCGCGGTCGGCATCACGAACCAGCGCGAAACCGCGGTGGTGTGGGACAAGACCACGGGCGAACCGGTGTACAACGCGATCGTCTGGCAGGACACCCGCACCCAGGACATCGTGGACCAGCTCGCAGCCGACGGCGGGGTGGAGCGGTTCAAGGACAAAGTCGGTTTGCCGCTGGCCACCTACTTCTCCGGCACCAAGATCAAGTGGATTCTGGACCATGTCGAAGGTGCCCGCGAGCGGGCAGAAGCCGGCGACTTGCTTTTCGGCAACACCGATTCCTGGGTTACCTGGAACCTGACCGGCGGCGTGGACGGCGGGGTGCACATCACCGACGTGACCAATGCATCGCGGACCATGTTCATGGATTTGGCCACCTTGACCTGGGACCAGGAGATCTTGGACGCTTTCGGGGTCCCGGCTTCAATGCTCCCGGAGATCAAATCATCCTCCGAGGTGTACGGCACCGTGCACACCTCGCAATTGCTGCGCGAGGTGCCGGTGGCCGGCATCCTGGGCGATCAGCAGGCGGCAACCTTCGGCCAGGCCGCATTCAACTCCGGCGAGGCCAAGAACACCTACGGTACGGGTTGCTTCTTGATCTTCAACACCGGAGAGGAGATCGTGCATTCGAAGAACGGCCTGCTGACCACCGTGGGCTACAAACTGGGCGATGCGCCCACACACTACGCGCTGGAAGGTTCCATCGCCGTCGCCGGTTCCTTGATCCAGTGGCTGCGGGACAACCTCGGAATGATTGCCTCCGCCCCCGAGGTCGAGACGCTCGCCGCCTCGGTTGACGACAATGGCGGCGTCTACATCGTTCCGGCGTTTTCCGGCCTGTTCGCCCCCTATTGGCGTTCGGACGCCCGTGGCGCGATCGTCGGCATGACCCGTTACGTCAACCGCAACCACATTGCACGTGCGGCGCTGGAGGCCACCGCCTTCCAGACCCGGGAAGTGCTCGACGCGGTCAATGCGGATTCCGGTGTGCCGCTGACCGAGTTGAAGGTCGACGGCGGCATGGTCGCCAACGATGCCCTGATGCAGTTCCAGGCCGACGTCTTGGGCGTCCCGGTGATCCGGCCGAAGGTCACCGAGACGACGGCTTTGGGCGCGGCCTATGCCGCCGGGCTCGCGGTCGGCTTCTGGAACGACCTCGGAGAGCTGTCGGCCAACTGGGCCGAAGACAAGCGTTGGGAGCCGGCCATGCCCGAAGACGAGCGGGACCGGCAACTGAGGCTGTGGAAGAAGGCCGTGACCAAGTCGATGGACTGGGTCGATGAGGACGTGCGCTGA